The Streptomyces venezuelae genomic interval CTCGTCGAGTGGGACGCCGGCCTCGGTGAGGGCCTGGAGCACGTGGGGGTCGACGGCGCCCGAAGGATGGGTGCCGGCGGAGGAGACGATGACGTCGTCCCCGGCCCGGTGGGCCAGCAGGGCTGCCGCCATCTGCGATCGCCCGGCGTTCTGGCTGCACACGAAAAGCACCCGCGTCCGGTCGCTGGTTGCGCTCTCGACGTGCGCCAGCGCGTCCAGACGCTCCGCGGCGAATCGCTCCGCCAGCACCACGAGGTGGGTATGGACGTGCGCATGTGCGGCGAGCTGCTCGTAGGAGTCGGCGATCAGCCGCTGTACCGTCTCCACCGAGCACCGGCCCTGATGGCGCACGGCGAGGCGGGCGACACCGGCCGCGAGACGTTCGTCGGGAAGGACCGGGTACGAGGACTCGGCCATGGTTGGGAACCCCCTGGGTTCAAAAGAGGTCAGCTCAGGCTGGTATCAGCTCCGGGTGATGTGACAGTATCAGCACATGATGACGTCAGTCGATACTGATCTGATCCGGGTTCTGGGTGATCCCCTGCGCCTCCAGATCGTGACCCTGCTCGCCCGCGAGACGCTCTGCACCACCCACCTCGTGGAGGAGACCGGTGCCAAGCAGACCAACCTCTCCAACCATCTGAGAGTGCTGCGCGAGGCGGGAGTCGTGGAGACCGAGCCGTGCGGCAGGTTCACTTACTACCGGCTCAAGCCGGACGTCATCGAGCAGCTCGCCGGGCAGTTCGCCGCCCTCGCGCAGACCGCGCGCCTGACTGCCGAGGCGAACTTCAAGCGCTCCTGCCCCTGACCCTGCCCCCCGTGCCTCACCTGCCCGAGGAGACCCAGCCCGTGACCGCCACCGAGCCCGCTGCGAGCGACTCCATAGCCACCGACACGTCGCCGCAGCCCGCGCCCGGCGCCACCCCGCCCCGCACCCCGCTCGCCGCCCGGGCGGCCGCCGAGCTCGTCGGCACCGCTGCCCTGGTGGCGATCGTCGTCGGTTCCGGCATTCAGGCCACCGAGCTCACCGACGACGTGGCGCTGCAGCTCCTCGCCAACTCCACCGCCACCGTCTTCGGGCTCGGCGTGCTGATCGCCCTGCTCGGGCCGGTGTCGGGGGCGCACTTCAACCCGGCCGTCACCCTGGCCGAGTGGTGGACCGCTCGCCGCGGCGGTGCGGGCGTGAACGCCCGCGAGCTCGCCGTCTACGTCCCCTCCCAGATTGCCGGCGCGATCCTCGGCGCGATCCTGGCGGATGCGATGTTCGGCCAGCAGCTGGTGAAGTGGTCCACGCACGACCGCTCGGCCGGCAACCTCCTCCTCGGCGAGGTCGTCGCGACGGCCGGCCTGATCCTGCTGATCTTCGGCCTTGCCCGTACCGACCGGCTCCGCTTCGCACCCGTCGCGGTCGCCTCGTACATCGGCGCCGCCTACTGGTTCACCTCTTCCACCTCGTTCGCGAACCCGGCGGTGACCATCGGCCGCGCCTTCACCGACACCTTCGCAGGCATCGCGCCCGCCTCCGTCCCCGCGTTCGTCGGCATGCAGATCATCGGAGCGGTCGTGGGGCTGGCCCTGGTCGCGGTCATCTTCATGCGCGGCAAGGCGGCCGGCGGGACGACCAGCGAATGACGCAGGTCGTGGACGTGGTGGTGATCGGCGGCGGCCAAGCTGGACTCGCCGCCGGCTACCACTTGCGCCGCCTCGGCCTCGACTTCGTCATCCTCGACGCCCAGGCCGAGCCGGGCGGAGCCTGGCAGCACACCTGGGACTCCCTCCACCTCTTCTCCCCGGCCGCGTACTCCTCCCTGCCGGGCCGGCTCATGCCGCCGCAGCCCGGCGAGACGTACCCGGACGCGGCCCACGTCGTCTCGTACCTCACCGACTACGAGCAGCGGTACGAACTCCCCGTCGCCCGATCGGTCAGGGTCGAAGCGGTCCACCGTGACGGCGAGTTCCTGCGTGTGGAGGCGGGCGCAGCCACCTGGCTCGCCCGTACGGTGATCAGCGCGACCGGCTCCTGGTGGCGGCCGTTCATCCCCGCGATCCCGGGCCGTACGGAGTTCAAGGGCGCCCAGCTCCACACCGTGGAGTACCGGCGCCCCTCCGACCTCGCCGGGCAGAAGGTGGTGGTCGTCGGGGGCGGAAACTCCGGCGCCCAGATCGCCGCGGACCTCGCGTACGACACTGACCTCACCTGGGTGACCCTCCGCGAACCGCGCTACCTCGCCGACGACATCGACGGCCGCGCCCTCTTCGACCACGCCACCGCCCGACGCCGCGCCCTCGACGAAGGCCGCACGGACACCGGCGGCGTCGCCTCGCTGGGCGACATCGTCGCCGTCCCGCCCGTCCGCGAAGCACGCGACGCCGGACTCCTCAAAGCCCAGCCGATGTTCGCCCGGCTGACGGCGACCGGCGTGGAGTGGGCCGACGGCATGGGCGCCGACGCCGACGTGATTATCTGGTGCACCGGCTTCCGTCCAGCCCTCTCCCACCTGGCACCGCTCGGCCTCCGTGGCCCGCGCGGCCACATCCCGACTGCAGGGACCCAGGCTCTCGGCGAGCCACGCCTGCACCTCCTCGGCTACGGCGACTGGACCGGCCCCGCCTCAGCCACCCTCATCGGCGTCGGCCGCCCCGCGCGTAACGCGGCCCGTGAGATCGCGGGGCTGCTGCGGGCTTGACCTTCAAGTCGACTTGAAGGTTTACGTTCGAGGTATGAGCACTCTGCGGATCTCCCAGCTGGCCGAACGTTCCGGCGTTCGCCCGTCCACGCTGCGGTTCTACGAGTCGGCCGGGCTGTTGCCGGCCGAGCGCACCGCGGCCGGCTACCGCGTCTACGACGAGGGGTCGGTGGAGCGTCTGGCCTTCATCTCCTCCGCCAAGTTGCTGGGGCTCGCACTGGAGGACATCCGCGACCTCCTCGACGTGCGGGACGAAGGGGTGTGCGCGGCGGTGCGGGCCCGGATGGTGCCGATGGTCGCCGACCGTATCGCGGACGCGGACCGGCGGGCCGCGGAACTGGCGGCGTTCTCCGCCCACCTGGCCGGGGTGCACGAGCAGCTGGCCGGTCCGGCTCCCGCGGGCGCCTGCGGCCCGGACTGCGGCTGCACCAGCGAAAGCGACG includes:
- a CDS encoding MerR family transcriptional regulator, with the translated sequence MSTLRISQLAERSGVRPSTLRFYESAGLLPAERTAAGYRVYDEGSVERLAFISSAKLLGLALEDIRDLLDVRDEGVCAAVRARMVPMVADRIADADRRAAELAAFSAHLAGVHEQLAGPAPAGACGPDCGCTSESDAPGPVLIELSPTRPPAPDSVPAEAGELWRETPVACTLNGDELGERTAQWQNLVARSTTREEVPDGIRLTFPGTPELAAEVASLAAAEQGCCAFFDFTLHLAPSSLELTVRAPEAAGSLLTDLFGAAS
- a CDS encoding aquaporin, with protein sequence MTATEPAASDSIATDTSPQPAPGATPPRTPLAARAAAELVGTAALVAIVVGSGIQATELTDDVALQLLANSTATVFGLGVLIALLGPVSGAHFNPAVTLAEWWTARRGGAGVNARELAVYVPSQIAGAILGAILADAMFGQQLVKWSTHDRSAGNLLLGEVVATAGLILLIFGLARTDRLRFAPVAVASYIGAAYWFTSSTSFANPAVTIGRAFTDTFAGIAPASVPAFVGMQIIGAVVGLALVAVIFMRGKAAGGTTSE
- a CDS encoding arsenate reductase ArsC, translating into MAESSYPVLPDERLAAGVARLAVRHQGRCSVETVQRLIADSYEQLAAHAHVHTHLVVLAERFAAERLDALAHVESATSDRTRVLFVCSQNAGRSQMAAALLAHRAGDDVIVSSAGTHPSGAVDPHVLQALTEAGVPLDEVYPKPLTDEVVQAADIVITMGCGDACPVVPGHRYLDWPVPDPDGAPIAVVRSIRDAIDTRITTLLDTLAGT
- a CDS encoding ArsR/SmtB family transcription factor, which gives rise to MMTSVDTDLIRVLGDPLRLQIVTLLARETLCTTHLVEETGAKQTNLSNHLRVLREAGVVETEPCGRFTYYRLKPDVIEQLAGQFAALAQTARLTAEANFKRSCP
- a CDS encoding ArsO family NAD(P)H-dependent flavin-containing monooxygenase; its protein translation is MTQVVDVVVIGGGQAGLAAGYHLRRLGLDFVILDAQAEPGGAWQHTWDSLHLFSPAAYSSLPGRLMPPQPGETYPDAAHVVSYLTDYEQRYELPVARSVRVEAVHRDGEFLRVEAGAATWLARTVISATGSWWRPFIPAIPGRTEFKGAQLHTVEYRRPSDLAGQKVVVVGGGNSGAQIAADLAYDTDLTWVTLREPRYLADDIDGRALFDHATARRRALDEGRTDTGGVASLGDIVAVPPVREARDAGLLKAQPMFARLTATGVEWADGMGADADVIIWCTGFRPALSHLAPLGLRGPRGHIPTAGTQALGEPRLHLLGYGDWTGPASATLIGVGRPARNAAREIAGLLRA